One Echinicola strongylocentroti DNA window includes the following coding sequences:
- a CDS encoding arabinan endo-1,5-alpha-L-arabinosidase, whose product MKKPLIALLLILTCITAGMAQSISVHDPVMIKENDTYYLFCTGRGIAVWSSPDMENWEREAPIFAEAPTWTKNVVPDFGNHIWAPDISFHNGQYYLYYSISSFAKNTSAIGVATNKTLDPSSPDFRWTDHGIVIESVPGRDMWNAIDPNIITDEQGTPWMSFGSFWAGLKLVKLSDDMLSVKNGPEDWFTLVRRKRTFELDERDPGDAAAEAPFIFKKDDYYYMFVSFDLCCRGERSTYKMMAGRSKNLTGPYLDREGNSMYNGGGTLVLAGNEDWYGVGHNAAYTFDGKDYLIFHGYDASQNGRPRLFIREISWDEEGWPEVGY is encoded by the coding sequence ATGAAAAAACCACTAATAGCCTTATTACTGATATTGACATGCATTACAGCTGGAATGGCGCAGAGCATTTCTGTCCATGACCCTGTGATGATCAAAGAAAACGATACCTATTACCTGTTTTGTACGGGTAGGGGAATTGCGGTTTGGTCTTCTCCAGACATGGAAAACTGGGAGCGGGAAGCACCGATTTTTGCGGAAGCACCCACTTGGACAAAGAATGTGGTCCCTGATTTTGGAAACCATATTTGGGCACCTGATATTTCTTTCCATAATGGTCAGTATTACCTCTATTATTCCATTTCCTCATTTGCCAAAAACACTTCTGCCATTGGTGTGGCCACCAATAAAACACTCGATCCCTCTTCGCCTGATTTTAGGTGGACAGATCATGGTATTGTCATCGAAAGTGTACCTGGTCGGGACATGTGGAATGCGATAGACCCCAATATCATTACCGATGAGCAAGGGACGCCATGGATGTCCTTCGGGTCCTTCTGGGCTGGGCTGAAATTGGTGAAGCTTTCTGATGATATGTTATCTGTAAAAAATGGCCCTGAGGACTGGTTTACTTTAGTGAGAAGGAAGAGGACTTTTGAGTTGGATGAGCGAGACCCTGGGGATGCCGCTGCCGAAGCGCCGTTTATTTTCAAAAAAGATGACTATTATTATATGTTCGTGTCTTTTGATCTTTGCTGCAGAGGGGAGCGGAGTACCTACAAGATGATGGCGGGAAGGTCAAAAAACCTGACCGGCCCTTACCTGGACAGAGAAGGCAATAGCATGTATAATGGTGGAGGTACATTGGTCTTGGCAGGAAACGAGGACTGGTATGGCGTAGGTCATAATGCTGCCTACACATTTGACGGAAAGGATTATTTGATCTTTCATGGCTATGATGCCAGTCAAAATGGAAGACCAAGGTTATTTATAAGAGAGATCAGCTGGGATGAAGAAGGTTGGCCAGAAGTAGGCTATTAG
- a CDS encoding glycoside hydrolase family 97 protein: MTKTTLIVCLILSCWACSEKKEDMTLQSPDGQLTLDVKLEEGNAYYHLSRNGQEVLEWSRLGLVMDKGDFFEGLALKEVTDKRSVEEHYALVHGKKREIDYYAHEKVFTFGNAKDEKMAIAFRLSDDGLAFQYQFDGESKAAYTIEEEKTTYNFPESAKAWMQPIAEVNTGWESSNPSYEEEYQMGVLVGTVSPIPSGWVYPALFESHDTWVLVSEAGLGSDYCATRLHAESPEGEYAVTFPSDEEAFPGGPAKPTSTLPWKSPWRILAVGTLGTVVESTLGTDLAKPQIAMSTDFIEPGQAAWSWALGKDQSITYDIQKEHIDFAAKMNYEHCLIDVNWDTTIGDDKIAELVAYAAEKGVSVHLWYNSAGSWNTTPYHPRNKLVEDEGRRKEFQRIKEMGVAGVKIDFFGGDGQSMIGYYHAILQDAAAVGLMVNFHGTTLPRGWQRTYPHLMTMESVKGFEMITFEQAFADRVAAHCAVLPFTRNVFDPMDFTPMSLDEIPNIDRKTSKAFELALTVIYESGIQHLAESPEGTAKQPEEIIEYLQHLPKTWQDTRFIDGYPGEFVVLARKGPEGWYVAGINGSDEDKNIPLDLSFAASSSKWLLITDTDDLSSFNVREVVANDMDEVKLSANKGFVLFQMK, encoded by the coding sequence ATGACGAAAACAACCTTAATTGTATGTCTGATTCTCAGCTGTTGGGCATGTTCAGAGAAGAAAGAAGACATGACATTGCAGTCGCCTGATGGCCAGCTCACCTTGGATGTGAAGCTGGAAGAAGGAAACGCGTACTATCACCTCAGCCGAAATGGTCAGGAAGTTCTCGAATGGTCACGACTGGGCTTGGTGATGGACAAAGGTGATTTTTTTGAGGGCCTGGCACTGAAGGAAGTTACTGATAAGCGATCTGTGGAAGAACATTATGCGCTGGTACATGGAAAGAAGCGTGAGATCGATTACTATGCCCATGAGAAAGTGTTCACTTTTGGCAATGCCAAAGATGAGAAAATGGCAATCGCCTTTCGGTTGAGTGATGACGGTTTGGCATTTCAGTACCAATTTGATGGAGAAAGTAAAGCGGCCTATACCATCGAAGAAGAAAAGACCACCTATAATTTTCCCGAGAGTGCGAAGGCCTGGATGCAGCCTATAGCCGAGGTGAATACCGGTTGGGAGAGTAGCAATCCATCTTATGAAGAGGAGTATCAAATGGGCGTGCTGGTGGGTACGGTTTCACCGATCCCTTCAGGTTGGGTTTATCCGGCACTTTTCGAAAGCCATGACACATGGGTGTTGGTGTCGGAAGCGGGACTTGGAAGTGATTATTGTGCTACCAGGCTCCATGCCGAGTCTCCAGAAGGAGAATATGCCGTGACCTTCCCCAGCGACGAAGAGGCTTTTCCCGGTGGTCCTGCCAAACCCACCAGCACATTGCCATGGAAATCTCCGTGGAGGATTTTGGCGGTAGGCACCCTTGGGACAGTAGTCGAATCCACGCTGGGGACGGACTTGGCAAAGCCGCAAATAGCCATGTCTACGGATTTTATCGAGCCTGGCCAAGCAGCTTGGAGCTGGGCATTGGGCAAAGACCAATCCATTACCTATGATATCCAGAAAGAGCACATTGATTTTGCGGCCAAGATGAACTACGAGCATTGCCTGATCGATGTCAATTGGGACACCACAATCGGGGATGACAAGATAGCCGAACTCGTAGCTTATGCAGCGGAGAAAGGTGTAAGCGTCCATCTTTGGTACAATTCCGCGGGGAGCTGGAACACCACCCCGTACCACCCGAGGAATAAGCTGGTAGAAGATGAAGGCAGAAGGAAGGAGTTTCAGCGGATCAAGGAAATGGGCGTGGCAGGAGTGAAGATTGATTTCTTCGGTGGCGACGGCCAATCGATGATCGGGTATTATCATGCTATTTTGCAGGATGCCGCCGCAGTTGGGTTGATGGTGAACTTTCACGGAACGACATTGCCGCGAGGCTGGCAGCGGACTTACCCTCATTTGATGACCATGGAGTCAGTGAAAGGGTTTGAGATGATCACCTTTGAGCAGGCTTTTGCGGATAGGGTGGCGGCACATTGCGCAGTGCTGCCTTTTACGCGGAATGTTTTTGATCCGATGGATTTTACGCCGATGTCTCTCGATGAGATTCCAAACATTGACAGGAAGACCAGCAAGGCTTTTGAGTTGGCTTTGACGGTGATTTATGAATCCGGTATTCAGCATTTGGCCGAATCGCCTGAAGGTACCGCCAAGCAACCTGAAGAAATTATCGAATACCTCCAGCACTTACCCAAAACGTGGCAAGACACCAGGTTCATCGATGGCTACCCCGGGGAGTTCGTGGTGCTTGCAAGAAAGGGACCGGAAGGCTGGTATGTGGCAGGAATTAACGGATCAGACGAAGACAAGAACATTCCGCTCGATTTATCATTTGCAGCATCGTCCAGCAAGTGGCTATTGATCACCGACACGGATGATTTATCGAGCTTCAATGTGAGGGAAGTGGTTGCTAATGATATGGATGAGGTGAAGTTGTCAGCAAATAAAGGGTTCGTGCTTTTCCAAATGAAATAA
- a CDS encoding glycoside hydrolase family 127 protein — protein sequence MKSTAYSTFSYMVLTTAFCCCLGNAIAQQAQLKLFGLDQVTLSPSPFSQAQQVDMTYMKAMDVDRLLAPYMLEAGLDWPAKRYPNWENTGLDGHIGGHYLSALAMMYASTGDEEMKRRMDYMVGQLAIAQGKNGNGYVGGIPGGMAMWEEIGQGKIDAGGFSLNQKWVPLYNIHKLYAGLRDAYWIGQNEQAKTVLVALTEWFYELTKGLTDEQFQQMLISEHGGLNEVFADVAAITGEEKYLELAKKMSHELVLEPLEQQEDKLTGMHANTQIPKVIGFQRIAQEGNLANWQDAADFFWHNVVEERSVAIGGNSVREHFHPVNDFSSMVSSNQGPETCNTYNMLRLSEQLFISNPQAKYVDFFERGLYNHILSSQHPEKGGFVYFTPMRPEHYRVYSQPHQGFWCCVGSGLENHAKYGEFIYAHSEDALYINLFIPSELHWDEKGMVLKQENNFPEAASSAFTLAMKKPQKVAIKLRYPSWVAKGALAVSINGRPVEVDAAPSSFVTIDRKWKNGDRLEVKLPMNMQWEPLPDGSDWGAFVYGPIVLAATEGTEDMPGLFADDSRMGHVAAGKMVPLAETPVLVSEGIRPEDLAVPSSNPMQFALASVDAEENAFTLRPFYQVHEARYQVYWPISKPDKVTATRKAIGEKDELMLALERATVDQVATGEQQPESDHFFKGEHTLSGNNEGYFWRSTTDWFSYELKNKNSQGKKLRVVFPAKVDGNPFDIFINGEMFQEVKLENKEGSSQEIDYPLPASLQQEARLVLEFRAKNGQSTERIYYVRLMR from the coding sequence ATGAAATCGACGGCTTACTCAACGTTTAGCTATATGGTCTTGACCACAGCTTTTTGTTGTTGTTTGGGGAATGCGATTGCCCAGCAGGCACAGTTAAAGCTTTTTGGACTTGATCAGGTCACATTGTCACCGAGTCCTTTCTCCCAAGCACAGCAAGTGGACATGACTTATATGAAAGCCATGGATGTGGACCGTTTACTTGCCCCATATATGTTGGAGGCAGGGCTAGATTGGCCAGCGAAACGCTATCCCAATTGGGAAAATACCGGTTTGGACGGACACATTGGTGGTCATTATCTTTCTGCTTTAGCGATGATGTATGCCAGTACAGGAGATGAAGAAATGAAGCGCAGGATGGATTATATGGTGGGTCAGCTGGCCATCGCCCAAGGTAAAAATGGAAACGGCTATGTGGGAGGTATTCCTGGAGGAATGGCCATGTGGGAGGAAATCGGCCAGGGCAAAATCGATGCAGGAGGTTTTTCGCTTAACCAAAAATGGGTGCCGCTATACAATATCCATAAGCTCTATGCAGGCTTGAGAGATGCCTACTGGATAGGGCAAAATGAGCAAGCCAAAACTGTTCTTGTAGCCCTTACCGAGTGGTTTTATGAACTGACCAAAGGACTTACCGATGAGCAGTTCCAGCAAATGCTGATCAGTGAGCATGGAGGGTTGAACGAAGTGTTTGCTGATGTGGCCGCCATTACCGGAGAGGAGAAATACTTGGAACTGGCCAAGAAGATGTCACATGAGTTGGTGCTGGAGCCATTAGAGCAGCAAGAGGACAAACTTACAGGCATGCATGCCAATACACAAATCCCCAAGGTGATCGGATTTCAGCGGATTGCCCAAGAGGGCAATTTAGCCAACTGGCAAGACGCAGCGGATTTTTTCTGGCATAATGTAGTGGAAGAAAGATCAGTGGCCATTGGCGGAAACAGCGTCCGTGAGCACTTTCACCCTGTCAATGACTTTTCTTCCATGGTCTCCTCCAACCAAGGTCCCGAAACCTGCAACACCTATAATATGCTCCGACTAAGCGAGCAGCTTTTCATATCCAATCCACAAGCAAAATATGTAGATTTCTTCGAAAGGGGATTATATAACCATATCCTGTCGAGCCAGCATCCTGAGAAGGGCGGTTTTGTATATTTCACCCCGATGCGCCCCGAACACTATCGGGTATATTCCCAGCCACATCAGGGATTTTGGTGCTGTGTGGGATCGGGACTGGAGAACCATGCCAAATACGGGGAGTTTATCTACGCTCATTCGGAGGATGCCTTGTACATCAATCTTTTTATTCCTTCTGAGTTGCACTGGGATGAAAAGGGAATGGTGCTGAAGCAGGAAAACAATTTCCCTGAAGCAGCCAGTAGTGCCTTTACATTAGCAATGAAAAAGCCGCAAAAGGTGGCCATCAAGTTGCGTTATCCATCATGGGTAGCAAAAGGTGCTTTGGCGGTTTCAATAAACGGCCGCCCGGTTGAGGTGGACGCAGCGCCTTCCTCCTTCGTGACCATTGACAGAAAATGGAAAAATGGTGATCGGCTGGAGGTGAAGTTACCTATGAATATGCAGTGGGAGCCACTACCTGATGGATCTGATTGGGGGGCTTTTGTGTACGGTCCGATTGTCTTGGCAGCCACTGAGGGAACGGAGGATATGCCTGGCCTCTTCGCTGATGACAGTAGAATGGGGCATGTGGCAGCAGGGAAGATGGTCCCATTGGCAGAGACACCAGTTTTGGTGTCGGAGGGCATTCGCCCAGAGGACTTGGCAGTACCTTCTTCTAATCCAATGCAGTTTGCATTGGCCTCTGTAGATGCGGAAGAAAATGCCTTTACACTTAGGCCATTCTATCAAGTGCATGAGGCGCGTTATCAGGTGTATTGGCCAATCAGTAAACCCGACAAGGTTACTGCTACTCGTAAAGCAATCGGTGAAAAAGATGAGCTAATGCTGGCTCTGGAGCGGGCGACGGTAGATCAAGTGGCCACTGGTGAGCAGCAACCAGAATCGGATCACTTCTTCAAAGGTGAGCATACCCTGTCGGGCAATAATGAAGGGTACTTCTGGAGAAGCACTACCGATTGGTTTAGCTACGAACTGAAAAATAAAAATAGTCAAGGCAAAAAACTGAGGGTGGTTTTTCCTGCCAAGGTGGATGGAAACCCTTTTGATATCTTTATCAACGGTGAAATGTTTCAGGAAGTCAAGTTAGAAAACAAAGAGGGATCTAGTCAGGAAATCGATTACCCACTGCCAGCATCATTACAGCAGGAAGCGCGACTGGTACTGGAGTTCAGGGCGAAGAACGGCCAATCAACCGAGCGGATTTATTATGTGCGCTTGATGCGGTGA
- a CDS encoding DUF3823 domain-containing protein, with amino-acid sequence MKLNIIQSCLLLVLGFMVASCEYDNFEEPKSTLTGRIVYEGEPLGVRNQGVQLELWQHGYDLFQKIPVYVSQDGTFSAKLFNGDYKLTLIRGNGPWMDQTDSLDVSLSGSQEIDVEVNPYFTIDAPSYEIVNDTIVRANFTVNQINATSTLELAAVYLGRTSLTDRVRKEGDEEVFGEQITPGTPATVDVTIPNGLRGRGDLFVRVGVKTLGVEELLYSQVDNVSIN; translated from the coding sequence ATGAAACTAAATATCATTCAATCGTGCCTTTTGCTGGTGCTGGGTTTTATGGTGGCCAGCTGCGAGTACGATAATTTCGAAGAACCAAAATCCACCTTGACCGGTAGGATTGTGTATGAAGGAGAGCCACTTGGGGTAAGAAATCAAGGGGTCCAACTGGAACTTTGGCAACACGGCTATGACCTGTTCCAAAAGATACCTGTTTATGTTTCGCAGGACGGAACCTTTTCTGCCAAATTATTTAACGGTGATTACAAGCTCACCTTGATCCGTGGCAATGGACCGTGGATGGATCAGACTGACTCTTTGGACGTTTCACTGAGCGGATCTCAGGAAATCGATGTGGAAGTAAATCCTTACTTTACCATAGATGCGCCAAGTTATGAGATTGTCAATGACACAATTGTACGGGCCAATTTCACGGTCAACCAAATCAATGCTACGAGCACCTTGGAATTAGCAGCGGTATATTTGGGCAGGACTTCATTGACTGATAGAGTAAGGAAAGAAGGGGATGAAGAAGTTTTTGGAGAGCAAATTACTCCTGGGACTCCAGCTACAGTAGATGTTACGATCCCTAACGGATTGCGTGGAAGAGGGGACTTGTTTGTGCGAGTAGGTGTGAAAACCCTTGGAGTGGAGGAGTTGCTTTATTCACAAGTGGACAATGTGTCCATCAATTAA
- a CDS encoding alpha-N-arabinofuranosidase, protein MKKTIFGGLMMVVVMLSGFATMAQNKLVINADQGKTQISRHIYGHFSEHLGRCIYGGIWVGPDSEIDNINGYRTDVFEALKALDIPNLRWPGGCFADEYHWTDGIGPRSERPKMINTHWGGVTEDNSFGTHEFFGFVEMLGTEPYITGNVGSGSVEEMSKWVEYINFDGVSPMAELRKKNGREEPWQIKYWGVGNESWGCGGNMTPEYYANEYRRYATFARDYPGAKLYKIAGGANSTDYNWTEVLMQKIPLHMMDAMSLHHYTVPGTWGKKGSSTEFSKEEYLTTLEKAAFMDQLLTNHETRMDKYDPEKRVKLIVDEWGTWYDVEPNTNPGFLYQQNTLRDAFVAAITLNIFNQHADRVHMANLAQTVNVLQALILTEEDKMLLTPTYHVFDLYKPHMDATLLPSYLTSEKVKAGDVEMEALNVSSSLSEDGTVNISIANVDPDKAIDLEVFLHGTDAKDVSGRYLTAPELSSHNSFENNDVVSIEAFDDFKWENGLLNVKVPAKSVIVLRVK, encoded by the coding sequence ATGAAGAAAACCATATTTGGCGGCCTGATGATGGTAGTAGTGATGCTGTCCGGATTCGCTACCATGGCCCAAAACAAACTGGTCATCAATGCAGACCAGGGAAAGACCCAAATTAGCCGACATATCTACGGACATTTTAGTGAACACCTAGGGCGTTGTATCTATGGTGGTATCTGGGTCGGCCCTGATTCGGAAATCGATAATATCAATGGCTACCGAACAGATGTATTCGAAGCCTTGAAAGCATTGGACATTCCCAACCTCAGGTGGCCAGGAGGGTGTTTTGCAGATGAGTATCACTGGACGGACGGGATCGGTCCACGAAGTGAACGCCCTAAGATGATCAATACCCACTGGGGTGGCGTGACCGAAGATAATTCTTTCGGTACACACGAATTTTTTGGTTTTGTGGAGATGCTGGGCACCGAGCCCTATATTACCGGCAATGTAGGCAGTGGCTCTGTGGAAGAAATGTCCAAGTGGGTAGAATATATCAACTTTGACGGAGTGAGCCCAATGGCCGAACTGCGAAAGAAAAATGGCAGGGAAGAACCTTGGCAGATCAAATACTGGGGAGTAGGGAACGAAAGCTGGGGCTGTGGAGGAAACATGACCCCCGAGTACTATGCCAACGAATACAGAAGATACGCCACTTTTGCGAGAGATTACCCAGGGGCAAAACTCTATAAAATCGCCGGTGGTGCCAATTCTACCGACTACAACTGGACAGAAGTGCTGATGCAGAAAATTCCATTACACATGATGGATGCGATGTCACTCCACCATTATACCGTGCCGGGTACTTGGGGCAAAAAGGGCTCATCCACGGAATTTTCCAAAGAAGAATACCTGACGACTTTGGAAAAAGCAGCCTTTATGGATCAACTATTGACCAATCATGAAACCAGAATGGACAAGTACGATCCAGAGAAGCGTGTGAAGCTGATCGTGGATGAATGGGGGACTTGGTACGATGTGGAGCCTAATACCAACCCTGGCTTCCTTTACCAGCAAAATACCCTCCGGGATGCTTTTGTAGCAGCGATTACCTTGAATATCTTTAACCAACATGCCGACCGTGTCCACATGGCCAACTTGGCACAAACGGTAAACGTGCTTCAGGCATTGATCCTTACTGAGGAGGATAAAATGTTGCTGACGCCAACTTACCATGTATTTGACCTTTATAAACCACATATGGATGCGACATTGTTGCCCTCTTACTTGACTTCCGAAAAGGTGAAAGCAGGTGATGTGGAGATGGAAGCGCTTAACGTGTCTTCTTCACTTTCTGAAGATGGTACAGTGAATATCAGTATTGCCAATGTCGACCCTGATAAGGCCATTGACCTGGAGGTGTTCCTTCATGGTACGGATGCTAAGGATGTGTCGGGAAGGTACTTGACCGCCCCTGAACTGAGCAGCCACAATTCCTTCGAAAACAATGATGTGGTGAGCATTGAAGCGTTTGATGATTTCAAATGGGAAAATGGTTTGCTGAACGTAAAGGTACCAGCAAAGTCCGTGATAGTTCTTCGGGTAAAGTAA
- a CDS encoding RagB/SusD family nutrient uptake outer membrane protein, giving the protein MRLSKITITLAVIAGLIMSSCESDWLDREPPNILLDDQVWNDPGSITGVLSNFYDRLPAHTTLQAGWVDFAAYDEATWSGYTGNDYLNNLLTYDYGRWGLWDYNLIRDINLSIQKLNTYSTLSEDQRTQFISELRFIRAFVYFEHVKRMGGVPIITEELVYDFSGDPTYLQFPRNTEQEVYDFVISEMEEIMPTLGNGQSITRANRFIALAVVSRAALYAGSIAKYNNLMPSPISLPGGEVGIPASAAEGYFTKSLEASRSILQEGGYALYNNNPDLGENFYEAIVSKSSNSEVLWVQDYLSSADKRHWFTYDNVARSVREDNLASSALTPILNLVEDYEYLDGSSGELRTRTADGSDYIYYDNVEDIFANKDARLYGTIIYPGAPFRGQEIFMQAGVMEWNGSGYDRIEFADQQPDLGSVYADGGVLKAEAGPHRSLQDVSNTGFYLRKYVDDTPGASTRGNLSEVWWVRFRLGEIYLNAAEAAFELGESGEALGYVNTLRERAGFGANSLASVTLEQIRHERRVELAFEDHVVWDYKRWRVAHLKWSGSTENPESMAYSLYPYRVVRPGDPRDGKFVFVKEVVPRFRAPRFFRLGNYYSLIGQNIIDANPKIVRNPFH; this is encoded by the coding sequence ATGAGATTATCTAAAATAACTATAACACTGGCGGTAATTGCAGGTTTGATAATGAGCTCCTGCGAATCCGATTGGTTGGACCGTGAGCCACCAAATATATTGCTTGATGACCAAGTCTGGAATGACCCGGGATCCATTACCGGTGTCCTGTCCAACTTCTATGACCGTTTGCCGGCACATACTACGCTACAAGCGGGATGGGTGGACTTTGCGGCCTATGACGAAGCCACGTGGTCAGGCTATACGGGGAATGACTACCTGAATAATCTGCTCACTTATGACTATGGCAGATGGGGCTTGTGGGATTATAATTTGATTCGGGACATCAACTTGTCGATCCAGAAATTAAACACTTATTCCACTTTATCTGAGGATCAGCGTACGCAGTTTATCAGTGAGCTGCGCTTTATCCGTGCGTTTGTCTATTTCGAGCACGTGAAGCGGATGGGTGGTGTACCGATCATTACGGAAGAATTGGTTTATGACTTCAGTGGTGATCCTACCTACCTCCAATTTCCGCGAAATACAGAGCAGGAAGTTTACGATTTTGTGATTAGCGAGATGGAAGAAATCATGCCTACACTGGGCAATGGACAAAGCATCACCAGAGCCAATCGCTTTATTGCTTTGGCCGTAGTGAGCAGGGCAGCCCTGTATGCTGGGTCGATTGCCAAGTACAACAACCTGATGCCATCACCGATTTCCCTGCCTGGAGGTGAGGTAGGAATTCCTGCCTCAGCTGCTGAGGGATATTTTACCAAATCTTTGGAAGCCTCGAGAAGCATCCTCCAAGAAGGTGGATATGCGCTTTATAACAACAATCCTGATCTTGGTGAAAACTTCTACGAAGCGATTGTCTCCAAGTCCAGTAATTCGGAGGTTCTGTGGGTGCAAGATTACCTGTCCTCTGCAGATAAGCGTCATTGGTTTACCTATGATAACGTGGCGAGGTCGGTACGGGAAGATAACTTGGCTTCATCGGCACTTACGCCGATCTTGAATCTGGTGGAAGATTATGAGTACTTGGATGGTAGCTCAGGAGAGTTGAGAACCCGCACCGCTGACGGTTCAGATTATATTTATTATGACAATGTGGAAGATATCTTTGCCAATAAAGATGCCCGTCTTTACGGAACCATCATCTATCCAGGGGCTCCGTTCAGGGGGCAAGAGATCTTTATGCAAGCAGGGGTAATGGAGTGGAACGGCTCAGGCTACGATAGGATTGAATTTGCTGATCAGCAGCCAGACCTTGGTTCGGTGTACGCTGATGGCGGAGTACTGAAAGCTGAAGCTGGCCCCCACAGAAGCCTGCAAGATGTAAGTAATACTGGTTTTTACCTTCGCAAGTATGTAGATGATACTCCTGGAGCGAGTACCAGGGGTAACTTGAGTGAGGTATGGTGGGTAAGGTTCCGTTTGGGAGAGATTTACCTGAATGCTGCCGAGGCTGCTTTTGAACTAGGGGAGTCCGGTGAGGCGCTTGGTTATGTCAATACCCTGAGAGAAAGAGCTGGATTCGGAGCCAATAGTCTTGCTAGCGTGACATTGGAACAAATCCGTCATGAAAGACGAGTGGAGCTGGCTTTTGAAGACCATGTGGTATGGGATTATAAGCGATGGAGAGTAGCGCACCTGAAATGGTCAGGAAGTACCGAAAACCCTGAAAGTATGGCCTATAGCCTGTATCCGTACAGGGTGGTAAGGCCAGGTGATCCTAGAGATGGCAAGTTTGTGTTTGTAAAAGAAGTGGTGCCACGATTCAGGGCTCCCCGCTTCTTCCGCTTGGGGAATTATTATTCCTTGATCGGGCAGAACATTATAGATGCCAATCCGAAAATTGTAAGAAATCCATTCCACTAA